One Natrinema marinum genomic window carries:
- a CDS encoding Zn-dependent hydrolase — protein MITIDEERFRESFETYSEIGATDAGGLDRLTLTDEDEQARDRFVDDLEALGLDVRIDEIGNVFGRRDGADPDAAPVLIGSHLDSQPSGGRFDGQLGVLSALETLRTLEANGVETERPIEIVNWTNEEGSRFQHAMLGSAVVTGETDLETALDLTDDEGVRLGDELERIGYDGDHSVDPFDIHSHVELHIEQGPKLEAHGNAVGVVEGVYGIAWLNVTIRGESDHAGPTPMHARRDAMAAAADAVSAITALPNRLSADAVSTVGEFDLEPDSINVIPNRATFSVDLRSYDDDTVDRAVARAESEIEAACERHGTTADIEEVWRIPHTEFDPNVCDAVAAAAETVGVDYERLVSGAGHDAKYVSDIAPTAMIFVPSVDGQTHNESEYTAWEDCVAGANVYANVVLSLANE, from the coding sequence GAGCGGTTCCGAGAGAGTTTCGAGACGTACTCCGAGATCGGCGCGACTGATGCGGGCGGACTCGACCGCCTCACACTGACGGACGAAGACGAGCAGGCCCGAGATCGGTTCGTCGACGATCTGGAGGCACTCGGATTGGACGTCCGGATCGACGAAATCGGGAACGTGTTCGGACGACGCGACGGCGCGGACCCCGACGCGGCCCCCGTTCTGATCGGCTCGCACCTCGACTCCCAGCCGTCTGGCGGTCGGTTCGACGGGCAACTCGGGGTCCTCTCGGCGCTCGAGACCCTCCGAACCCTGGAGGCGAACGGCGTCGAGACGGAGCGTCCGATCGAGATCGTCAACTGGACCAACGAGGAGGGATCGCGCTTTCAGCACGCGATGCTCGGTAGCGCGGTGGTCACCGGCGAAACCGACCTCGAGACCGCGCTGGACCTGACGGACGACGAGGGCGTTCGGCTGGGCGACGAACTCGAGCGGATCGGCTACGACGGCGACCATTCGGTCGACCCTTTCGACATCCACAGTCACGTCGAACTCCACATCGAGCAGGGACCGAAACTCGAGGCCCACGGCAACGCCGTCGGCGTCGTCGAGGGAGTCTACGGGATCGCGTGGCTCAACGTGACGATCCGCGGCGAGTCGGATCACGCCGGCCCGACGCCGATGCACGCTCGGCGCGACGCGATGGCGGCCGCGGCCGATGCCGTCAGCGCGATCACCGCGCTCCCGAACCGGCTCTCAGCGGACGCCGTCTCGACCGTCGGCGAGTTCGACCTCGAACCGGACTCGATCAACGTGATTCCGAACCGCGCGACGTTTTCCGTCGATCTCCGGTCTTACGACGACGATACCGTCGACCGGGCCGTCGCTCGGGCCGAGAGCGAGATCGAGGCGGCCTGCGAACGGCACGGGACGACCGCCGACATCGAGGAAGTGTGGCGGATCCCGCACACCGAGTTCGATCCGAACGTCTGTGACGCCGTCGCCGCTGCTGCGGAAACGGTGGGGGTAGACTACGAACGCCTCGTGAGCGGTGCCGGCCACGACGCGAAGTACGTCAGCGATATCGCGCCGACCGCGATGATTTTCGTCCCCTCGGTCGACGGGCAAACGCACAACGAGTCCGAGTACACCGCCTGGGAGGACTGCGTCGCCGGGGCGAACGTCTATGCCAACGTGGTCCTCTCGCTCGCCAACGAGTGA
- a CDS encoding cobyrinic acid a,c-diamide synthase, which yields MNGFVLGGVSSGVGKTVATLSIVQALEDAGYAVQPAKAGPDFIDPSHHEAIAGRPSRTLDSWLCGEDGLRRNYHRGEGDICVVEGVMGLYDGDGSSTAMVADTLELPVVLVVDAKAGMESVAATALGFREYADAVGRDIDVAGIVAQRAHGGRHEQGIRDALPADLEYFGRIPPSADLEIPDRHLGLEMGGEAALPTGALREAAESLRAERLAEVANEPPAPGAPLESTAPVDATVAVASDAAFCFRYPATIERFRERADVVAFSPVAGDPVPDCDAVYLPGGYPELHAADLESAGTLAELGERASEGLPVLGECGGLMAMSRSLTTADGERSELAGILPADVTMHDRYQALDHVELEAVDGTLNATAGETIRGHEFHYSSAAVDGDARFAFETVRGDGIDGDHDGLTEYESLGTYVHVHPESGAFDRFLERVATT from the coding sequence ATGAACGGGTTCGTCCTCGGCGGCGTTAGCTCCGGCGTCGGGAAGACGGTTGCGACGCTGTCGATCGTACAGGCCCTCGAGGACGCCGGCTACGCGGTCCAGCCGGCCAAAGCCGGCCCCGATTTCATCGACCCGAGCCACCACGAAGCGATCGCGGGTCGCCCGTCCAGAACGCTCGATTCGTGGCTCTGTGGCGAGGACGGCCTCCGGCGGAACTACCACCGCGGCGAGGGCGACATCTGCGTCGTCGAGGGCGTGATGGGGCTGTACGACGGCGACGGCTCGAGCACCGCGATGGTCGCCGACACGCTCGAGTTGCCGGTCGTCCTCGTGGTCGACGCGAAAGCGGGGATGGAAAGCGTCGCGGCGACCGCGCTGGGATTTCGCGAGTATGCGGACGCTGTCGGCCGCGATATCGACGTCGCCGGGATCGTCGCCCAGCGCGCCCACGGCGGCCGCCACGAACAGGGGATCCGCGACGCACTCCCGGCGGATCTCGAGTACTTCGGCCGGATTCCGCCGTCGGCGGACCTCGAGATTCCCGATCGCCACCTGGGCCTCGAGATGGGCGGTGAGGCCGCGCTGCCGACGGGAGCGTTGCGGGAGGCCGCGGAATCGCTGCGCGCCGAGCGACTGGCCGAGGTTGCGAACGAACCGCCCGCACCCGGCGCGCCGCTCGAGTCCACCGCACCGGTCGACGCCACTGTCGCCGTCGCCAGCGATGCCGCGTTCTGCTTTCGGTATCCGGCGACGATCGAACGGTTCCGCGAGCGGGCCGACGTGGTCGCGTTCTCGCCCGTCGCGGGTGATCCCGTTCCCGACTGCGACGCGGTCTACCTGCCCGGCGGCTACCCCGAACTCCACGCCGCCGACCTCGAGTCGGCCGGCACCCTCGCCGAACTGGGCGAGCGGGCCAGCGAGGGGCTGCCCGTGCTCGGCGAGTGCGGCGGGCTGATGGCGATGAGCCGGTCGCTGACCACCGCCGACGGCGAGCGCAGCGAACTGGCCGGGATTCTCCCCGCCGACGTGACCATGCACGACCGCTATCAGGCACTGGATCACGTCGAACTCGAGGCCGTCGACGGCACTCTGAACGCGACCGCCGGCGAGACGATTCGCGGTCACGAGTTCCACTACTCGAGTGCCGCCGTCGACGGCGACGCCCGCTTCGCCTTCGAAACCGTCCGGGGCGACGGCATCGACGGCGATCACGACGGACTTACCGAGTACGAGTCGCTCGGCACGTACGTCCACGTCCATCCGGAGAGCGGCGCGTTCGATCGGTTCCTCGAGCGGGTGGCGACGACGTGA
- a CDS encoding 3-oxoacyl-ACP reductase family protein — translation MSETVQRLEPLERRPLTDRTCLVTGSSRGIGRDIAFELARAGADVAVNYRSSEERALEVTDTIEENGETAVSVQADVSDPAQVERMAEAVRDDLGEVDVLVNNAGITVDRTFEDMTYEDWQTVIDVNLNGTFNCTKEFYDDIKTSEYGRLINISSVVGQQGNYGQANYATSKGGLFALTRTLALELASHGSTANCVAPGFTETDMLEKVPERVQEKIRQDIPLDRFAKTEDIVGMVRFLAGDQAEYMTGQVLGINGGMEW, via the coding sequence GTGTCCGAAACCGTCCAGCGTCTCGAGCCCCTGGAGCGCCGTCCGCTGACCGACCGCACTTGCCTCGTCACCGGTTCCTCGCGCGGGATCGGTCGCGATATCGCGTTCGAACTCGCCCGCGCGGGTGCCGACGTGGCGGTCAACTACCGCTCGTCGGAGGAACGAGCGCTCGAGGTGACCGACACCATCGAGGAGAACGGCGAGACGGCCGTCTCGGTACAAGCCGACGTCTCCGATCCGGCGCAGGTCGAGCGAATGGCCGAGGCGGTCCGCGACGACCTCGGCGAAGTTGACGTGCTGGTCAACAACGCGGGGATCACCGTCGATCGCACGTTCGAGGACATGACCTACGAGGACTGGCAGACCGTCATCGACGTCAACTTGAACGGGACGTTCAACTGTACGAAGGAGTTCTACGACGACATCAAAACCTCCGAGTACGGCCGACTGATCAACATCTCGAGCGTTGTCGGCCAGCAGGGTAACTACGGACAGGCCAACTACGCGACCTCGAAGGGCGGACTCTTCGCGCTCACTCGGACGCTCGCCCTCGAACTCGCGAGCCACGGCTCGACGGCCAACTGCGTCGCGCCGGGCTTTACCGAGACGGACATGCTCGAGAAGGTGCCCGAACGCGTTCAGGAGAAGATCCGCCAGGACATTCCGCTCGATCGGTTCGCAAAAACCGAAGACATCGTCGGGATGGTCCGATTTCTCGCCGGCGATCAAGCCGAGTACATGACAGGGCAAGTGCTGGGCATCAACGGGGGCATGGAGTGGTAA
- the cbiT gene encoding precorrin-6Y C5,15-methyltransferase (decarboxylating) subunit CbiT: MPPIALPHDAKAGPTKSEVRAVVRSKLALEPDDHFAEVGSCTGAVTIDAAQRAGRVTAVERKAARLATTEKNLAANEDSIRAEIDLRNAEAPEGLPDDADALFLGGSRNFEAVLDHAVATEVDRVVMNVSRLEVAGKATEAFRERGILEEVVQFQVSHGYELAGATSFDSDNPVYMLVGSATADEDEDGGEKVAADGGEVSRQ; this comes from the coding sequence ATGCCACCCATCGCGCTTCCACACGACGCGAAGGCCGGGCCGACCAAGTCGGAGGTTCGAGCCGTCGTCCGCTCGAAGCTCGCGCTCGAGCCGGACGACCACTTCGCGGAGGTCGGCTCCTGTACGGGAGCCGTCACGATCGACGCCGCACAGCGAGCCGGGCGCGTGACCGCCGTAGAACGGAAGGCAGCGCGCCTCGCGACGACCGAAAAGAATCTCGCCGCGAACGAGGACTCGATCCGCGCGGAGATCGACCTCCGCAACGCGGAAGCGCCCGAAGGGCTGCCCGACGACGCCGACGCGCTCTTTCTGGGCGGGAGCCGCAACTTCGAGGCGGTGCTCGACCACGCCGTCGCAACCGAGGTCGATCGGGTCGTGATGAACGTCTCGCGGCTCGAGGTCGCCGGGAAGGCGACCGAAGCGTTCCGCGAGCGAGGGATCTTGGAAGAGGTCGTCCAGTTTCAGGTGAGTCACGGCTACGAACTCGCCGGTGCGACGAGTTTCGACTCGGACAACCCGGTGTACATGTTGGTCGGGAGTGCGACCGCGGACGAGGACGAAGACGGCGGCGAGAAAGTCGCAGCCGATGGCGGCGAGGTGAGCCGCCAATGA
- a CDS encoding cobalt-factor II C(20)-methyltransferase yields the protein MTLYGVGLGPGEADLVTVRGKAVLENADVVYSPGRLSRTVALEHVDESKIGDLDFPMTKDEEKLRAAWKAAAAEIAPNARDGDVAFVTLGDPNVYSTFGHLRRTIDAFHPDVALEIVPGVSAVTAFATAMGVEIEAGAGLSLREAAGGHSPTGPDRMILFKVTDAPATHEGLVEAGYEVTYGRRLFMEQGETIVTDDPAEIDERDYYTLAYAEKADLEVDQTTAAFETDGSESEVRSDGGRELSADELAALERSEGCEGGDCGEHRGGKR from the coding sequence ATGACACTCTACGGCGTCGGACTCGGCCCCGGCGAGGCCGATCTCGTGACCGTTCGCGGGAAGGCAGTGCTCGAGAACGCGGACGTGGTCTACTCGCCGGGCCGACTCTCGCGGACCGTCGCGCTCGAGCACGTCGACGAGTCGAAGATCGGCGATCTCGACTTCCCGATGACGAAAGACGAAGAGAAGCTGCGAGCGGCCTGGAAGGCGGCCGCGGCGGAGATCGCCCCGAACGCCCGCGACGGCGACGTGGCGTTCGTGACGCTCGGCGATCCGAACGTCTACTCGACGTTCGGCCACCTGCGCCGGACGATCGACGCCTTCCACCCCGACGTGGCCCTCGAGATCGTCCCCGGCGTGAGCGCGGTGACGGCCTTTGCGACCGCGATGGGGGTCGAGATCGAGGCTGGCGCGGGACTTTCCTTGCGCGAAGCGGCGGGTGGTCACAGCCCGACAGGACCGGACCGGATGATCCTGTTCAAGGTCACCGACGCGCCGGCGACCCACGAGGGACTCGTCGAGGCCGGCTACGAGGTGACCTACGGCCGCCGACTGTTCATGGAGCAAGGCGAGACGATCGTCACCGACGACCCCGCGGAGATCGACGAGCGCGATTACTATACGCTCGCCTACGCCGAGAAGGCCGATCTCGAGGTCGACCAGACGACGGCGGCCTTCGAGACCGACGGTAGCGAATCGGAGGTTCGCTCCGACGGCGGTCGCGAACTGAGCGCCGACGAACTGGCCGCACTCGAGCGAAGCGAGGGCTGCGAGGGCGGCGACTGCGGCGAGCACCGCGGAGGGAAGCGATGA
- a CDS encoding cobalt-precorrin-4/precorrin-4 C(11)-methyltransferase: MTDETGDDPQDAIDSQGEARREKLDDRIFEHSAGDEQAGIPFVGAGPGNPRLLTVAGKEVLEAADLVVHAGSLVNSELLDEYCGHAELVNSVGKDLEELIPLMRDAYEDGDNVVRLHSGDPAIYGAALEQMDALEHEGVPTYFVPGVTSAFAASATLRTQLTLNEVSNHVAFTRPQGKTLTPEEDHISEFVEMGDVTTCIYLGTHAVRETMDRLLEDDHDPETPVAVIYHASWPDEDVIVGSVGDIADKVEEAGYRASALVVIGDAVTGAGYERSFLYGDWANRGSAENSGGTEAGND; this comes from the coding sequence ATGACAGACGAGACGGGCGACGATCCGCAGGACGCGATCGACTCCCAAGGCGAAGCCCGCCGCGAGAAACTGGACGACCGGATCTTCGAACACAGCGCCGGCGACGAGCAGGCGGGGATCCCCTTCGTCGGCGCCGGCCCCGGCAACCCGCGCCTGCTGACCGTCGCCGGGAAGGAAGTGCTCGAGGCGGCAGACCTCGTCGTTCACGCGGGTTCGCTGGTCAACAGCGAACTGCTCGACGAGTACTGCGGCCACGCCGAACTCGTCAATTCGGTCGGGAAAGACCTCGAGGAACTGATCCCGCTGATGCGGGACGCCTACGAGGACGGCGACAACGTCGTCCGGCTCCACAGCGGCGACCCAGCGATCTACGGGGCCGCGCTCGAGCAGATGGACGCGCTGGAACACGAAGGCGTCCCGACGTACTTCGTGCCCGGCGTCACCTCAGCCTTCGCGGCCAGCGCGACGCTGCGGACCCAGTTGACGTTGAACGAGGTCTCGAACCACGTCGCGTTCACCCGGCCGCAGGGGAAGACCCTGACGCCGGAGGAAGACCACATCTCCGAGTTCGTCGAGATGGGCGATGTAACGACCTGCATCTACCTCGGCACCCACGCGGTTCGGGAGACGATGGATCGGCTGCTCGAGGATGACCACGACCCCGAGACGCCGGTCGCGGTCATTTACCACGCCTCGTGGCCGGACGAGGATGTGATCGTCGGCTCGGTCGGCGACATCGCCGACAAAGTGGAGGAAGCGGGGTATCGGGCCTCGGCGCTGGTCGTCATCGGCGACGCGGTGACCGGCGCGGGCTACGAGCGATCCTTCCTCTACGGCGACTGGGCGAATCGAGGGTCCGCTGAAAACTCGGGTGGAACGGAGGCTGGTAATGACTGA
- the cbiG gene encoding cobalt-precorrin 5A hydrolase, which translates to MSSGTENTDTTDESDSGGGHCSTPDSDGEVAEEIAIVSFGRKMDTAEEIKAELEDRYEAIEILEYHGDVFEEHWGEYDCFVGLMASGIAMRKTAHLLDDKWEDPAICVVDEELTWAIPITGGHHGANQVAQDLATMGAVPAMTTASEAAGKQGVESRAKAMDAHVVNGDSTVKTNLAVLDDDLGPVARLEGPRAVLVGDDVTVLKRNEDDGVVLGTGSVSGASKAAFLAAWEDALERTDYDVADVEFVGTATRKEDEEGLLEAARELDLGVVAFDKETLLAHEGPTPSKSKELIGWPGVSEASAIAGGAEQELVLEKVSYENEVTVAIGR; encoded by the coding sequence ATGAGTTCAGGAACTGAGAACACGGATACGACGGACGAATCGGACTCCGGCGGCGGCCACTGCTCGACGCCGGATTCGGACGGCGAGGTCGCCGAGGAGATCGCGATCGTCTCCTTCGGTCGGAAGATGGACACCGCCGAGGAGATCAAAGCCGAACTCGAGGATCGCTACGAGGCGATCGAGATCCTCGAGTACCACGGCGACGTCTTCGAGGAACACTGGGGCGAGTACGACTGCTTCGTCGGGCTGATGGCCTCGGGGATCGCCATGCGGAAGACGGCCCACCTGCTCGACGACAAGTGGGAGGACCCCGCGATCTGCGTCGTCGACGAGGAACTCACGTGGGCGATCCCGATCACGGGCGGGCACCACGGCGCGAATCAGGTCGCGCAAGATCTGGCGACGATGGGTGCGGTTCCGGCGATGACGACCGCCTCCGAAGCGGCCGGCAAGCAGGGTGTCGAGTCCCGCGCGAAGGCGATGGACGCCCACGTCGTCAACGGCGACTCGACGGTGAAGACGAACCTCGCCGTGCTGGACGACGATCTCGGTCCCGTCGCCCGACTCGAGGGGCCCAGAGCCGTCCTCGTCGGCGACGACGTGACGGTGCTCAAGCGCAACGAAGACGACGGCGTCGTGCTCGGTACCGGCAGCGTCTCCGGCGCGAGCAAAGCGGCCTTCCTCGCCGCCTGGGAGGACGCCCTCGAGCGGACCGACTACGACGTCGCGGACGTCGAGTTCGTCGGCACTGCGACGCGAAAGGAAGACGAGGAGGGGCTGCTTGAGGCCGCACGGGAACTCGATCTGGGCGTCGTTGCCTTCGACAAGGAGACGCTGCTCGCACACGAGGGGCCGACGCCCTCCAAATCGAAGGAGCTGATCGGCTGGCCGGGCGTCTCCGAGGCGAGCGCGATCGCCGGCGGGGCCGAGCAGGAACTGGTCCTCGAGAAGGTGAGCTACGAGAACGAGGTCACGGTGGCGATCGGTCGATGA
- a CDS encoding precorrin-3B C(17)-methyltransferase, with amino-acid sequence MNVEDAATSGDGTPDDHGTLYVVGIGPGLPDHMTARAKEVIESADVVIASSLYQEFLRADGTLLPEEETDEDGVAVREGDTAARAQGDREDGFEQEIVRSTMGRQIELARAAFDYVREGKDVAHVSGGDPSVYGKSDLVFTMAEAEDATDVPIEIVPGITAALGGAANVGAPLCNDFCTVSLSDKWRGWDEIEEKLRAAAISDFVIVLYNCWRNYEKAVEIVREERTDDAYVAIVNDAGREDAGRNGESQFITTLGEAVDHDDKVSGMGTSLLIGTHETETWRNDDRTYLVTPRGGRDVDDF; translated from the coding sequence ATGAACGTCGAGGATGCAGCTACCAGCGGCGACGGCACGCCCGACGACCACGGCACGCTTTATGTCGTCGGGATCGGCCCCGGTCTGCCCGACCACATGACCGCGCGAGCGAAGGAGGTCATCGAGTCCGCAGACGTGGTCATCGCCTCGAGCCTCTATCAGGAGTTCCTGCGGGCCGACGGCACCCTCCTGCCCGAGGAGGAGACGGACGAGGACGGTGTCGCCGTCCGCGAGGGCGACACCGCAGCGCGAGCCCAAGGCGACCGCGAGGACGGCTTCGAGCAGGAGATCGTCCGCTCGACGATGGGTCGGCAGATCGAACTCGCCCGCGCGGCGTTCGACTACGTGCGCGAGGGAAAGGACGTGGCCCACGTCTCGGGCGGTGACCCCTCCGTGTACGGCAAGTCCGACCTCGTCTTCACGATGGCCGAAGCGGAGGACGCCACGGACGTTCCCATCGAGATCGTCCCCGGCATCACCGCGGCGCTGGGCGGTGCGGCCAACGTCGGCGCGCCGCTGTGTAACGACTTCTGTACCGTCTCGCTGTCGGACAAGTGGCGCGGCTGGGACGAGATCGAGGAGAAGCTGCGCGCGGCCGCAATCAGCGACTTCGTGATCGTCCTCTACAACTGCTGGCGAAACTACGAGAAGGCCGTCGAGATCGTCCGCGAGGAGCGGACCGACGACGCCTACGTGGCCATCGTCAACGACGCCGGCCGAGAGGACGCCGGCCGCAACGGCGAGAGCCAGTTCATCACGACGCTCGGCGAGGCCGTCGACCACGACGACAAGGTGTCGGGGATGGGCACCTCGCTGCTCATCGGCACCCACGAGACCGAGACCTGGCGCAACGACGACCGAACGTACCTCGTCACCCCGCGCGGCGGGCGTGACGTCGACGATTTCTGA
- the cobJ gene encoding precorrin-3B C(17)-methyltransferase, whose amino-acid sequence MSTDTNADADDESTSKCGASSNGEASTEPSRSKCGASSTSDTDDSSTSTCGASSSASSSASSCGASSSDDGGSNEQEVGATVDDFDAEPGQLIAVGLGPGHPEGMTDRAKAALLEADHIVGYTTYIELIPDEITEEADDIYDTPMCGEVSRTEESIDRALAGNDVAIVGSGDPNVYALSGLALEILESKGATASMVDFEVVPGVPAAQSCAARLGAPLVNDTVSVSLSDHLVPMPEIESRLHSVASENFTITIYNPWSRKRRENFQKCCEILLTHRDPDTPVGIVHGAGREDEQVMITELAELEDLGESELIDMTTTIVVGTEDTYVWDDRMVTPRGYETKYDY is encoded by the coding sequence ATGAGTACGGACACAAATGCGGACGCTGACGACGAATCGACTTCTAAGTGCGGTGCCTCCTCGAACGGCGAGGCCAGCACCGAGCCCTCGAGGTCCAAATGCGGAGCTTCGAGCACCAGCGACACCGACGACTCGAGTACCTCGACGTGCGGCGCATCCTCGAGTGCGAGTTCCTCGGCCTCGAGTTGCGGCGCCTCGAGTTCGGACGATGGTGGCTCGAACGAGCAGGAGGTCGGCGCGACGGTCGACGACTTCGATGCCGAGCCCGGGCAGCTGATCGCCGTCGGTCTCGGCCCCGGCCACCCGGAAGGGATGACCGACCGCGCGAAGGCGGCGCTGCTCGAGGCCGACCACATCGTCGGCTACACGACTTACATCGAGCTCATCCCGGACGAGATCACCGAGGAAGCCGACGATATCTACGACACGCCGATGTGCGGCGAGGTCTCCCGCACCGAGGAATCGATCGATCGCGCGCTCGCGGGCAACGACGTGGCGATCGTCGGCAGCGGCGACCCCAACGTCTACGCGCTGTCCGGACTCGCACTCGAGATCTTGGAGTCCAAGGGCGCGACGGCCTCGATGGTTGACTTCGAGGTCGTTCCCGGCGTGCCGGCGGCCCAGTCCTGTGCGGCCCGGCTGGGCGCGCCGCTGGTCAACGACACCGTCTCGGTCTCGCTGTCGGACCACCTCGTCCCGATGCCGGAGATCGAATCGCGGCTGCACTCCGTCGCAAGCGAGAACTTCACGATCACGATCTACAACCCGTGGAGCCGCAAGCGCCGAGAGAACTTCCAGAAGTGCTGTGAGATCCTCCTGACCCACCGCGACCCCGACACGCCGGTCGGCATCGTCCACGGTGCCGGCCGCGAGGACGAGCAGGTGATGATCACCGAACTCGCCGAACTCGAGGACCTCGGTGAGAGCGAGCTCATCGACATGACGACGACGATCGTCGTCGGCACCGAGGACACCTACGTCTGGGACGACCGGATGGTCACGCCGCGGGGCTACGAGACGAAGTACGATTACTAA
- a CDS encoding ferredoxin: MARYEVTIEKDACDGIFACLTRDPRFVEGADGLATIDPNADPVYDCEGEVTDTAERVVATFDDDRIDEAQQAAAACPTDAIVVREVGE; the protein is encoded by the coding sequence ATGGCACGATACGAAGTCACCATCGAGAAAGACGCCTGCGACGGCATCTTCGCCTGTCTGACCCGCGACCCACGGTTCGTCGAGGGCGCGGACGGCCTCGCGACGATCGACCCGAACGCGGATCCGGTCTACGACTGCGAGGGCGAGGTCACGGACACTGCCGAGCGCGTCGTCGCGACGTTCGACGACGACCGCATCGACGAAGCGCAGCAGGCCGCGGCGGCCTGCCCGACGGACGCCATCGTCGTCCGGGAGGTGGGCGAATGA
- a CDS encoding cobalamin biosynthesis protein: MSDAGPTTDDGALEVAVPSDPLAGHPATAYFWGHVAGSGDVADSVIEVATNDEASAQVLAAVAGGDLEHEMTTRDYAHDTSITRTEDEYTLSIGGDGSEDDETDESGLLGRSGALGLPVDGRGNYRFGAFVNHDRELLPGLLEGCGTICFKSSTGTVGISFVHDDRELLEFAQDVISESPVDAPVDDLSETSSGGYWFGVDDDAAPAFGTWLYENCEETGLFAPSRRRKLERSLEQASAYDGEAA, from the coding sequence ATGAGCGACGCGGGGCCGACGACCGACGACGGCGCCCTCGAGGTCGCCGTCCCGTCTGACCCCCTCGCCGGCCACCCCGCGACGGCGTACTTCTGGGGGCACGTCGCCGGCAGCGGCGACGTCGCCGACAGTGTGATCGAGGTCGCCACCAACGACGAGGCGTCCGCGCAGGTGCTTGCGGCCGTCGCCGGCGGCGATCTCGAGCACGAGATGACGACTCGAGACTACGCTCACGACACCTCGATTACGCGTACGGAGGACGAGTACACGCTGTCGATCGGCGGCGATGGCAGCGAGGACGACGAAACGGACGAGTCGGGACTGCTCGGCCGCAGCGGCGCGCTGGGCCTTCCCGTCGACGGCCGCGGCAACTACCGCTTCGGCGCGTTCGTGAACCACGATCGGGAACTCCTGCCGGGGCTGCTCGAGGGCTGTGGCACCATCTGCTTCAAGTCCTCGACGGGCACCGTGGGAATCTCGTTCGTTCACGACGACCGGGAGCTGCTCGAGTTCGCACAGGACGTGATTTCGGAGTCTCCCGTGGACGCGCCCGTCGACGACCTCTCCGAGACGTCCTCGGGCGGCTACTGGTTCGGCGTCGACGACGACGCCGCGCCCGCCTTCGGCACGTGGCTCTACGAGAACTGTGAGGAAACCGGACTGTTCGCCCCGAGTCGCCGGCGCAAACTCGAGCGGAGCCTCGAGCAAGCGTCGGCGTACGACGGCGAGGCGGCCTGA